A region of Planktomarina temperata RCA23 DNA encodes the following proteins:
- the trmFO gene encoding methylenetetrahydrofolate--tRNA-(uracil(54)-C(5))-methyltransferase (FADH(2)-oxidizing) TrmFO, producing MTSPAMTQRLNIIGGGMAGCEAAWQAAQLGVPVTIYEMRPKVETFAHQTGDLGEMVCSNSFRSDDDEQNAVGLVHWEMRAAGSLILATADKHRIPAGGALAVDREPYAKSITAAIHAHPLINVTYDEITHLPDEGQWIVATGPLTSGALAEAIQAETGSEALAFFDAIAPIIYADSIDMSRAWMQSRYDKGETEEERTAYLNCPMSKAQYEAFIDALLKAEKTEFKPGETAGYFDGCLPIEVMAERGRETLRFGPMKPVGLCNAHDPENKPYAVVQLRRDNALGTLFNIVGFQTKMKYGAQTRVLRMIPGLEEAEFARLGGIHRNSFINSPTLLTPQMQLKSKPNIRFAGQITGVEGYVESAAMGMVAGRMAAAELSGHTLPPPGPDTGCGALITHITGGAVAKTFQPMNVNFGLFPPIDTVKGGRKRRKERYKAYTDRAKETFSAWLER from the coding sequence ATTACATCGCCTGCCATGACACAAAGATTAAACATCATCGGCGGCGGCATGGCCGGTTGCGAAGCGGCATGGCAAGCAGCACAGCTTGGCGTGCCGGTGACGATTTACGAAATGCGCCCAAAGGTGGAGACCTTTGCCCATCAAACCGGTGATTTGGGTGAGATGGTATGCTCCAACTCCTTCCGTTCGGATGATGACGAGCAAAACGCCGTGGGTTTGGTGCATTGGGAGATGCGGGCCGCGGGCAGCCTCATTTTGGCCACGGCTGATAAGCATCGCATACCCGCAGGCGGTGCTTTGGCGGTGGATCGCGAACCCTATGCCAAAAGCATCACGGCGGCGATCCATGCGCATCCTTTAATTAACGTCACCTATGACGAAATCACCCATCTGCCCGATGAGGGGCAGTGGATTGTAGCCACGGGACCGTTGACCTCTGGCGCATTGGCCGAGGCGATACAGGCGGAGACGGGGTCAGAGGCCCTGGCCTTTTTCGATGCAATTGCACCGATCATCTATGCCGACAGCATCGACATGAGCCGCGCTTGGATGCAGTCGCGCTATGACAAGGGCGAAACCGAAGAAGAGCGCACAGCCTATCTCAACTGCCCGATGAGCAAAGCGCAATATGAGGCCTTCATCGATGCGCTGCTCAAGGCCGAGAAAACCGAGTTCAAACCAGGTGAAACAGCCGGGTATTTTGACGGCTGCCTTCCGATTGAGGTCATGGCCGAACGTGGCCGCGAAACCCTGCGCTTTGGCCCGATGAAGCCGGTTGGGCTGTGCAACGCCCATGATCCAGAGAATAAGCCCTACGCGGTGGTGCAACTGCGCCGGGACAACGCTTTGGGCACGCTGTTTAATATTGTCGGGTTTCAAACCAAGATGAAATATGGCGCGCAAACCCGCGTATTGCGTATGATCCCAGGCCTGGAAGAGGCGGAATTTGCAAGATTGGGCGGGATTCACCGCAATTCCTTCATCAACTCCCCCACCCTGCTCACGCCGCAAATGCAGCTAAAAAGCAAGCCCAATATCCGTTTTGCTGGGCAAATTACGGGCGTTGAGGGCTATGTCGAAAGCGCGGCCATGGGCATGGTGGCGGGCCGTATGGCGGCCGCGGAACTCTCAGGTCACACTCTGCCGCCGCCGGGACCCGATACCGGTTGTGGCGCATTGATCACCCACATCACGGGCGGCGCTGTGGCTAAGACCTTCCAACCGATGAATGTAAACTTCGGGCTTTTTCCACCAATTGATACGGTCAAGGGCGGACGCAAGCGGCGCAAGGAGCGCTACAAAGCCTATACGGACCGTGCCAAAGAGACGTTTTCAGCCTGGCTGGAGCGATAA
- a CDS encoding enoyl-CoA hydratase, which translates to MAILTRRDENAVAYLTMNAPERLNALSDEMLAALQNTLNALKSDKTIRAVVLAGTGKAFCAGHDLKQMTAARQNADGGAAAFKDLFDRCATFMQTVQEIPQPVIAQVHGIATAAGCQLVASCDLAVAAEGTRFGVNGVNIGLFCSTPMVALSRNIARKRAFEMLVTGEFMTADEAKHAGLINRVVPEIELAPSARALAELIASKLGSAVKTGKTAFYQQIQMPLDQAYAYTGNVMVENMLNRDTEEGIAAFIEKRDPNWSQD; encoded by the coding sequence ATGGCAATTTTGACACGCCGCGACGAAAACGCCGTCGCCTACCTTACAATGAATGCACCTGAGCGGCTCAATGCGCTCTCGGACGAGATGCTTGCCGCGCTTCAAAACACATTGAACGCATTGAAATCAGATAAAACGATCCGGGCGGTGGTGCTGGCTGGAACTGGAAAAGCCTTCTGCGCGGGTCATGATCTCAAGCAAATGACTGCGGCACGGCAAAATGCCGATGGCGGCGCTGCGGCCTTTAAGGATCTCTTTGATCGCTGTGCAACCTTCATGCAAACTGTGCAAGAAATCCCCCAACCTGTGATTGCCCAGGTTCATGGGATCGCGACCGCCGCAGGTTGTCAGCTGGTGGCCAGTTGTGATCTGGCCGTTGCAGCGGAAGGCACGAGGTTCGGAGTGAATGGCGTCAATATCGGCCTGTTTTGCTCAACGCCCATGGTGGCGCTCTCGCGCAACATTGCCCGCAAACGCGCATTCGAAATGTTGGTCACTGGCGAATTTATGACGGCCGATGAGGCCAAACACGCCGGCCTGATCAATCGCGTGGTGCCGGAAATTGAGCTTGCCCCCAGCGCCCGCGCCTTGGCAGAGCTCATCGCATCCAAACTCGGCTCTGCGGTCAAGACCGGCAAAACCGCCTTCTACCAGCAAATTCAGATGCCACTAGACCAAGCCTATGCCTACACCGGCAACGTCATGGTGGAGAATATGCTGAACCGGGACACTGAGGAAGGGATTGCCGCCTTTATTGAGAAACGCGATCCCAATTGGTCGCAAGACTGA